ACCACGTCGGACTGGCAGCTGAAGGTCTTCTGGTCCAACCGCAGCTGGAAGGCGAAGACGACGGAGCAGGTGCCCGACGACCGCATCGCGTGGACGTCGGAAGGCGCCAAGGGCACGACGAAGGGCGTGGTCTCCTTCCATCGCCTCGCCGACAACCTCACCCGGGTCCTGCTGGTCATCGAGTACTACCCCACGGGCCTGTTCGAGAAGACCGGCAACCTCTGGCGCGCCCAGGGCCGCCGCGCCCGGCTCGACCTGAAGAACTTCGTCCGCTTCATCACGATCAAGGGCGAGGCGGAGGACGGCTGGCGTGGAGAGATCCGCGACGGCGAGGTGGTCCGCAGCCACGACGAGGCGCTCGCCGAGGAGGAGTCCGAGGAGGAGCGTCCCGAGGGCGAGGAGGCCCGGGACGAGTACGCCGAGGACGAGCCGGAAGAGGAAGGCGAGGAGGAGCCCGAGGGCGAGTACGAGGACGAAGCCGAGTCCGAGTACGACGAGGAAGAGCCCGAGGGAGAGCCCGAGGACGAGCCCGAGGAAGCGCCTGAAGGGGAGCACGAGGAGGACGAGGCCGGCGAGTACGAGGACGAGTACGCCGAAGGCGGGAGCCGGCGATGACGACGCCCAGCAGGATGCCCGAACCCTACGGCCAGGGAAGCGGCGCCAACCTCGCCGACATCCTGGAACGGGTGCTCGACAAGGGCATCGTCATCGCGGGCGACATCCGCATCAACCTGCTCGACATCGAACTCCTCACCATCAAGCTGCGTTTGATCGTCGCCTCCGTGGACAAGGCGAAGGAGATGGGCATCGACTGGTGGGAGACCGATCCGGCACTGAGCTCGCGGGCCCGCCGTGACGAACTGACCCGCGAGAACGCCGAGTTGCGCGAGAGGCTGGCCCGGCTGGAGGAACTGGAGCCCAGCCGGGCGCAGGAGAAGGAGGCACCGTGACCGGACTGCGGTACGTCTACGCCGTCTGCCGCCCCTTCGGCACGCCGCTCCAGTCCCAGCTGACGGGGGTGGCGGGCGATCCGCCCAGAGCGCTGAACCACCACGGCCTCGTCGCCGTGGTCAGCCACGTACCGGAGCGGGACTTCGCGGAGGAACCGCTCCGCGCCCATCTGGAAGACCTCGACTGGCTCACCGAGACCGCCCGCGCCCACCAGGGCGTCATCGACGCGCTCACCACCGTCACGACCCCGCTGCCGCTGCGCCTCGGCACCGTCTTCCGCGACGACAGCGGCGTACGGACGATGATCGAGGCCCGTGAAGAGGACTTCCGGCGCACCCTCGAGCGGCTGGAGGGCCGCGTCGAGTGGGGCGTGAAGGTGTACGCCGAGTCCGAACCGCAGGAGAGCGCCCAGCCCGCGCAGAAGGCCGCCACCGGCCGCGACTATCTGCGGCAGCGGCGCATGCAGACCAGGTCGCACGAGGAGATGTGGCAGAAGGCGGAGAGCTTCGCCAACCGGCTGCACGAGAAGCTCTCCGCCTTCGCGGAGGATTCCCGGCTGCATCCCCCGCAGAACCCCGCGCTTTCCAAAGCGACCGGGCGGAACGTACTGAACGCCGCCTATCTCGTATCGCGCGCGCATTCCGAGGAATTCGTGGAAATGGTGGACCGCACGAAGGGCGAGGTTCCGGGAATGCGCGTCGAACTCACCGGCCCCTGGGCGGCTTATTCGTTCGCCGGGGAGGCCACATGACCGAGGGGGAGAAGCCGTGACCGTAGTGGAACGCCGTGAGGTCGCCCTCGTGGACCTGCTCGACCGGCTGCTCGCCGGCGGTGTCGTGATCACGGGGGACATCACGCTGCGCATCGCCGACGTCGACCTCGTCCGTATCGACCTCAACGCGCTCATCAGCTCGGTGAACGCCCAGGTTCCCTCCCCGTTCGAGGAGTTGCTGTGACGTCGTCCGACCAGCCCGCGCAGAATCCGCGGCCGCGCCGCAACCGGCTGGACCTGGAACCCGACACCGTCGAGCGTGACCTGGTCAAACTCGTGCTCACGGTGGTGGAGCTGCTGCGCCAGCTCATGGAGCGCCAGGCGCTGCGCCGGTTCGACGTGGGCGACCTGAGCGAGGAGCAGGAGGAGCGGATCGGGCTCACGCTGATGCTGCTCGACGAGCGGATGGCGGAACTGCGCGACCGCTACGGACTGCGGCCCGAGGACCTCAATCTGGACCTCGGGCCGCTCGGACCGCTGCTTCCCCGGGACGGGGGCTAATTCACCACCTGTACCACCGGCCCCTGCCTCCGGACGCCGACGTACCACGGACGAAGAATCCCAGCAGCCACAGAACGAGAACCGCCAAAGCGATCCACCAGAGTACCTTTACTGCAAATCCGGCCCCGAAAAGAATCAAAGCCAGAAGCAGTACCAGCAGGATGGGAACCATAATTCGAACCTCCTGCTTTTAGGGTGTCCCCGAATCCGTGTTTCAGGCGTCCTTTCGGCAGAGAATTTCTCCGTGCAGGACGCTGAACCAGCCGTCGTCCCGCTCCCCCCACTCCCGCCAGGCGTCGGCCACGGCCCGCAACTCCGCCTCGCCGGCGTGCCCGCCCAGCCGGGCCCGGTCCGCGTACGCCGACGCCAGCGTCCGGTCGGCCCACAGTCCGCTCCACCAGGTCCGCTCGTCCCGCGTGGCGAAGGTCCAGGTGCCGGAGGTCGCCGTGACGTCCGAGAACCCGGCGCGCAGTGCCCAGGCCTTCAGCCGGCGCCCGGCATCCGGCTCGCCGCCGTTGGCCCGGGCGACCCGGCGGTAGAGGTCCAGCCAGTCGTCGAGTCCCTCGGACGCCGGGAACCAGGTCATGGCGTCGTAGTCGGCGTCCCGCACGGCGACGAGACCCCCGGGCCTGACCACCCGCCTCATCTCGCGCAGCGCCCGCACCGGATCCCCCACGTGCTGAAGGACCTGGTGGGCATGGACCACACAGAAGGTGTCGTCCGGGTAGTCCAGGGCATGCACGTCGGCGACCGCGAAGTCGACGTTGGCCAGCCCCCGTCCGGCAGCCGTGGCGCGTGCCTGCTCCAGGATCTCCGGCGCCCGGTCGACACCGGTGACGTGCCCGTCGGGCACGAGTGCGGCCAGGTCGGCGGTGATGGTGCCCGGTCCGCACCCGACGTCCAGGATCTTCATGTGAGGGCGGATCAGCGGTACGAGATACGCGGCCGAGTTGGCGGCGGTCCGCCAGGTGTGCGAACGCAACACCGATTCGTGGTGCCCGTGCGTGTAGACAGCGGTCTCCCGTGGTTCCGGCATGGCGGATCCCACCCCTTCCGTTCGGGTCGGCAGGGGATCACCGTACGCAGCTGGGCCGCATAATGAGACCGAGTTCCCGCTATATGGACTGACGGTGTGTCAGTCGGACGGGACCGGCCGGTAGACGGTCAGCGCCTCGGGCAGCTTCTCAACGGTGACGCGGCCCTCCACTTCGGTGACCTCGCCGTCGTAGGCGAGGAGCGTGCCGGGCGCCACGTGGTCCAGCCGCAGCCGCCCCACCTGGAGGGCGGCGTGGGCGGGGGAGCGGGTCAGCGGCCCCGCGAGGGCGGCGGCGAGCAGCCGGGCCGCCGGCCGGCGGCCGCCGTGCACGACCCGCACGTCGAGCTGCCCGTCCGCCAGGTCCATCCGGCGCCCCGACGCCAGCCCCATGCGGTGATAGGTGCCGTTCCCGGCGAACAGCAGCCACAGGGGGTGCGTACGGCCCTGGAACTCGGCCTCCAGCGGATGCCGGTCGGCCCGCAGCACGCGCAGGGCCGCGAGCACACCGGCGGGCCGGCCGCCGATCCGGTGCGACCAGCGCTCCCGTTCGCGCACGAGCTCCGGGTAGACGCCGACACTGCACGTGTTGAGGAAGACGCCCTGCTTCCCGCCGCAGGAGTACCGGCCCACGTCCACGCGTACGGCCTCGCGCGCACGCAGCGCTCGGGCGAGATCGCGCACGTCCTCGATGCCGAGGTCGTAGGCGAAGTGGTTGAGGGTCCCACCCGGCAGCACCGCGAGGGGCAGGCGGAAGCGGAGCGCGACGCGGGCGGCGGTGTTCACGGTGCCGTCGCCGCCGCACACGCCGAGAACCCGGGCGCGGGTGGCCGCCTTCTCCAACTCGGCGGGCACGTCTTGCGGTTCGCACTCGACGATCTCGGCCCGGGGCAGGGCGTCCCGCAGGGCACGGGCGCGGTCGGCGCTGCCCGCGGCGGTGTTCGCCACCAGCACGAGTCCCTCGCCGTCCGGCAGCGCCGGGACCTCGGCGCGGGGACGGGCCGGCGGGGCGGCCTGGCCGCGCGTCGGCACCATGCCCCGTACGGCGAACGCGGCGCCCACGCCCAGCGCGGCGCCCGCCAGGACGTCGCCCGGGACGTGCGCGCCGCCGCGGGCGCGGGAGAGGGCGAGGGAGGCGGCCACCGGGGCGACGACCGTGCCCCAGGCGGGGGACTCCAGGGCGACACCGGTCGCGAAGGCGGCGGCGGCCGCGGCCTGCCCGGAGGGGAACGAGGCGGTGGTCGGCCGCCGCTTCGGCTGCCCGATCAGCGGGACCGGGGCCGGGCGGACGTGGCGGGCCGTGCGCTTGCCGAGGGCGTTGACGGTGAGGGAGGCGAGGCCGAGTGAGGCCAGTCCGCGGCTCGCCGCGCGGCGGGCACGGGGAGTGCGGGTCGCCGCGAGGGCGGCGGCGGCCGCGAACCACACGGCACCGTGGTTCGCGCGGCGGCTCAAGCGGGGCAGGGCGGGGTCCAGAACGGCGGGCCTCATGGGATGCGGGTACCCGGAGGGGGGTGGACACACCGACTGTCCACGGGCAGGCTCGGGGGTGATCATCGTGGCCGAAGAGGGGGATCCGAGGGATGAACGGGCGAGTGACGGCGGTCAGCAGCAACGGGGAGTACTCGTTCACCAAGCCGAACCGGGACAGCATCAGGCTGCTCGCCGGTCTCGGGGTGGAGGGGGACGTGCACGCCGGTGTGACGGTCAAGCACCGTTCGCGCGTCGCGCAGGATCCCACCCAGCCGAACCTGCGCCAGGTGCACCTCATGCACGAGGAACTCTTCGCCGAGGTCGGTGAGGAAGGGTTCAAGGTGGCACCCGGCGAACTCGGCGAGAACATCACCACGCAGGGCATCGATCTGCTCGGTCTGCCGGTCGGCACGCTGCTGCGCATCGGCGACACGGCGGTCCTGGAGGTGACCGGTCTGCGCAATCCCTGCCTCCAGATCGACGTCTTCCAGGACGGGCTGCTGAAGCGGGTCGTCGGGCGGGACGAGGCGGGGAACGTCGTGCGCAAGGCCGGGATCATGAGCGTCGTGCGGGAAGGGGGCGTGGTGCGCCCCGGCGACACGATCGAGGCGGAACTCCCCACGGGTCCGCATCGACCGCTGGACCGGGTCTGAGACGCCGGCTTCCGGGCGCTCGGCGTTGTTGCTGGGGCCGGGTGGGTCCGCAGCCCGGCGGTGCGGGATGCCACTGCGCCCACCCTCCCCCAAGCTCTCGACTTCGCTCGAGCAGGGGGACCCCCATCGCCTCAGCGGCACGACAGCCCGCAGCGGCGGCCGACGTACACCCCGCTCACAGGCGCAGACGCGCGCTCCCGCCGGAAATCCGTTTGCCCAGCGCGCCGCCGCCGCACAGAATCGCGCCCATGGGTCACCTCGAAGCCGCACACCTGGAGTACTACCTGCCCGACGGAAGGGCGCTGCTGGGTGATGTGTCGTTCCGGGTCGGGGAGGGCGCCGTCGTCGCCCTCGTGGGGCCCAACGGCGCCGGCAAGACCACCCTGCTCCGCATGCTCGCCGGTGAGATCAAGCCGCACGGCGGAACCGTCACCGTCGGCGGCGGGCTGGGCGTGATGCGGCAGTTCGTCGGGTCCGTACGCGACGAGACGACCGTACGGGACCTGCTCGTGTCCGTCGCCACCCCCCGCATCCGCGAGGCGGCCCACGCCGTGGACACCGCCGAGCACGCCATCATGACCGTCGACGACGAGGCCGCCCAGCTGACGTACGCCCAGGCCCTCGCCGACTGGGCCGAGGCCCGCGGCTACGAGGCCGAGACG
This region of Streptomyces caelestis genomic DNA includes:
- a CDS encoding MOSC domain-containing protein produces the protein MNGRVTAVSSNGEYSFTKPNRDSIRLLAGLGVEGDVHAGVTVKHRSRVAQDPTQPNLRQVHLMHEELFAEVGEEGFKVAPGELGENITTQGIDLLGLPVGTLLRIGDTAVLEVTGLRNPCLQIDVFQDGLLKRVVGRDEAGNVVRKAGIMSVVREGGVVRPGDTIEAELPTGPHRPLDRV
- a CDS encoding bifunctional phosphatase PAP2/diacylglycerol kinase family protein; translated protein: MRPAVLDPALPRLSRRANHGAVWFAAAAALAATRTPRARRAASRGLASLGLASLTVNALGKRTARHVRPAPVPLIGQPKRRPTTASFPSGQAAAAAAFATGVALESPAWGTVVAPVAASLALSRARGGAHVPGDVLAGAALGVGAAFAVRGMVPTRGQAAPPARPRAEVPALPDGEGLVLVANTAAGSADRARALRDALPRAEIVECEPQDVPAELEKAATRARVLGVCGGDGTVNTAARVALRFRLPLAVLPGGTLNHFAYDLGIEDVRDLARALRAREAVRVDVGRYSCGGKQGVFLNTCSVGVYPELVRERERWSHRIGGRPAGVLAALRVLRADRHPLEAEFQGRTHPLWLLFAGNGTYHRMGLASGRRMDLADGQLDVRVVHGGRRPAARLLAAALAGPLTRSPAHAALQVGRLRLDHVAPGTLLAYDGEVTEVEGRVTVEKLPEALTVYRPVPSD
- a CDS encoding gas vesicle protein K, whose protein sequence is MTSSDQPAQNPRPRRNRLDLEPDTVERDLVKLVLTVVELLRQLMERQALRRFDVGDLSEEQEERIGLTLMLLDERMAELRDRYGLRPEDLNLDLGPLGPLLPRDGG
- a CDS encoding SRPBCC family protein, with amino-acid sequence MTDTLGSATSAANGAKKNPLTDVAHSEAADRLKAELQEYVTAQATRMLTGVGRKLGETTNRLNDIAEGNSPGFSKLALDGGRKLAEGKGPVRAALETGGSRVKDKVTGALKNLGGDKGKRSAGKKPTVIIEHIDVGVPLRTAYDQWTRYQDFSTFAKGVKSANKADDTTSDWQLKVFWSNRSWKAKTTEQVPDDRIAWTSEGAKGTTKGVVSFHRLADNLTRVLLVIEYYPTGLFEKTGNLWRAQGRRARLDLKNFVRFITIKGEAEDGWRGEIRDGEVVRSHDEALAEEESEEERPEGEEARDEYAEDEPEEEGEEEPEGEYEDEAESEYDEEEPEGEPEDEPEEAPEGEHEEDEAGEYEDEYAEGGSRR
- a CDS encoding gas vesicle protein; this translates as MTVVERREVALVDLLDRLLAGGVVITGDITLRIADVDLVRIDLNALISSVNAQVPSPFEELL
- a CDS encoding GvpL/GvpF family gas vesicle protein, with product MTGLRYVYAVCRPFGTPLQSQLTGVAGDPPRALNHHGLVAVVSHVPERDFAEEPLRAHLEDLDWLTETARAHQGVIDALTTVTTPLPLRLGTVFRDDSGVRTMIEAREEDFRRTLERLEGRVEWGVKVYAESEPQESAQPAQKAATGRDYLRQRRMQTRSHEEMWQKAESFANRLHEKLSAFAEDSRLHPPQNPALSKATGRNVLNAAYLVSRAHSEEFVEMVDRTKGEVPGMRVELTGPWAAYSFAGEAT
- a CDS encoding hydrophobic protein yields the protein MVPILLVLLLALILFGAGFAVKVLWWIALAVLVLWLLGFFVRGTSASGGRGRWYRW
- a CDS encoding class I SAM-dependent methyltransferase, producing MPEPRETAVYTHGHHESVLRSHTWRTAANSAAYLVPLIRPHMKILDVGCGPGTITADLAALVPDGHVTGVDRAPEILEQARATAAGRGLANVDFAVADVHALDYPDDTFCVVHAHQVLQHVGDPVRALREMRRVVRPGGLVAVRDADYDAMTWFPASEGLDDWLDLYRRVARANGGEPDAGRRLKAWALRAGFSDVTATSGTWTFATRDERTWWSGLWADRTLASAYADRARLGGHAGEAELRAVADAWREWGERDDGWFSVLHGEILCRKDA
- a CDS encoding gas vesicle protein, whose translation is MTTPSRMPEPYGQGSGANLADILERVLDKGIVIAGDIRINLLDIELLTIKLRLIVASVDKAKEMGIDWWETDPALSSRARRDELTRENAELRERLARLEELEPSRAQEKEAP